The following proteins are co-located in the Vigna angularis cultivar LongXiaoDou No.4 chromosome 2, ASM1680809v1, whole genome shotgun sequence genome:
- the LOC108328168 gene encoding TLC domain-containing protein At5g14285, with product MGTSLASLQSWVLLPFFLMFLAIYLVGYFIVFRKQSTKIRQEFSSCLISIFHGTPAALLGSAALLADHQRGFAAPNTAFQKLVLDFSAAYFLTDLLHYVAFYPSDVLFIAHHVATLFVVLTCRHAVSHGAFSVLVLLVLAEVTSACQNAWTLAGARRREDPFAARFYDALSPPFFAVYSVVRGFIGPYFMYRMVTFYASGGGYGLVPAWAWVSWVLVVVMAIGVSIMWICNLWIQFFRERRGKLLEQKIR from the coding sequence atggGAACCTCGTTAGCGTCGTTGCAAAGCTGGGTTCTTTTGCCATTCTTCCTCATGTTCCTCGCCATCTACCTCGTCGGCTACTTCATCGTTTTCCGCAAACAGTCCACCAAGATCCGACAAGAATTCTCCAGCTGCCTGATCTCGATCTTCCACGGCACCCCTGCCGCGCTCCTTGGCAGTGCCGCCCTTCTCGCCGACCACCAGCGGGGCTTCGCAGCGCCTAACACCGCCTTCCAGAAGCTGGTCCTCGATTTCAGCGCCGCCTACTTCCTAACGGATCTGCTCCACTATGTGGCCTTCTACCCGAGCGACGTGCTCTTCATCGCGCACCACGTGGCTACACTCTTCGTTGTCCTCACGTGCCGGCACGCCGTATCGCACGGGGCTTTCTCCGTCCTCGTGCTCCTCGTACTCGCCGAGGTCACCAGCGCGTGCCAGAACGCGTGGACCCTGGCTGGCGCGCGCCGTCGCGAGGATCCCTTTGCTGCGAGGTTCTACGACGCGCTCTCGCCGCCGTTTTTTGCGGTTTACTCCGTTGTGAGGGGCTTCATTGGGCCCTACTTCATGTACCGGATGGTGACGTTCTACGCGAGTGGGGGCGGGTATGGGCTTGTTCCCGCTTGGGCCTGGGTCTCGTGGGTTTTGGTGGTGGTCATGGCCATTGGGGTTAGTATCATGTGGATTTGTAATCTTTGGATTCAGTTTTTTAGGGAAAGAAGGGGCAAATTGTTAGAGCAGAAAATTAGATAG
- the LOC108327460 gene encoding uncharacterized protein LOC108327460, which yields MSLDTRTKPKTRLTVEDFISKWCFQCLWIQKEDQEQDPKTQDNAAWRQQRRQRGGSGGGSGAADLERWLKMKIQRRREHWRDDGRRRNDGTRRDGGRRRDDGRRRDDGRRRDDGRRRDDGRRRDDGRRRDDGRRRDDGRRRDDGRRRDDGRRRDDGRRRDDGRRRDDRRRRDRRRRNRGGQPQAAGATTKGGGRQERECRGRRRFA from the coding sequence ATGTCTCTGGATACaagaacaaaaccaaaaacaagATTGACAGTGGaggattttatttcaaaatggTGTTTCCAATGTCTCTGGATCCAAAAAGAAGACCAAGAACAAGATCCAAAAACCCAGGACAACGCGGCATGGCGGCAACAAAGACGACAGCGGGGAGGCAGCGGCGGTGGATCTGGAGCGGCGGATCTGGAGCGGTGGCTGAAGATGAAGATACAGAGGAGGCGCGAGCACTGGCGCGACGACGGGAGGAGGCGCAACGATGGGACGAGGCGCGACGGCGGGAGGAGGCGCGACGACGGGAGGAGGCGCGACGACGGGAGGAGGCGCGACGACGGGAGGAGGCGCGACGACGGGAGGAGGCGCGACGACGGGAGGAGGCGCGACGACGGGAGGAGGCGCGACGACGGGAGGAGGCGCGACGACGGGAGGAGGCGCGACGACGGGAGGAGGCGCGACGACGGGAGGAGGCGCGACGACGGGAGGAGGCGCGACGACAGGAGGAGGCGCGACAGGAGGAGGCGCAACCGAGGAGGCCAACCCCAAGCGGCAGGCGCGACGACGAAGGGAGGAGGTAGGCAAGAACGGGAGTGCAGAGGAAGAAGACGCTTCGCATAA
- the LOC108329646 gene encoding lysine histidine transporter 2-like: protein MGTETPTTQKFHSSELEIDNKRTAEQKAIDDWLPITSSRNAKWWYSAFHNVTAMVGAGVLSLPSAMANLGWGPGVVILVLSWIITLYTLWQMVEMHEMVPGKRFDRYHELGQHAFGEKLGLWIVVPQQLICEISVDIVYMVTGGKSLQKIHDLVCKNNCNNMKTTYFIIIFGSVHFVLSHLPNFNAISGISLAAAIMSLSYSTIAWVASVEKHVGNPHKEVEYGYKASTSAGTFFNFLNALGDVAFAYAGHNVVLEIQATIPSTPEKPSKRPMWWGVLVAYSVVALCYFPVALIGYWVFGNSVDDNILISLNKPTWLIVTANMFVVIHVIGSYQLYAMPVFDMIETVMVKQLRFKPSWWLRFVERNVYVAFTLFVAITFPFFGSLLGFFGGFAFAPTTYFLPCIMWLAIYKPRKFSLSWITNWICIILGFLLMILAPIGGLRSIILNAKTYGFYQ, encoded by the exons ATGGGAACCGAAACTCCAACTACTCAAAAGTTTCATTCCTCAGAACTTGAG ATTGATAATAAGAGAACTGCGGAGCAGAAAGCAATCGATGATTGGCTTCCCATAACTTCTTCAAGGAACGCAAAATGGTGGTACTCAGCTTTTCACAACGTCACTGCCATGGTAGGAGCTGGAGTTCTCAGCCTTCCTTCTGCCATGGCAAATCTTGGATG GGGTCCTGGTGTGGTTATTCTTGTGCTGTCATGGATTATCACTCTGTACACACTGTGGCAAATGGTTGAGATGCATGAGATGGTGCCTGGGAAAAGGTTTGACAGGTACCATGAACTGGGGCAGCATGCGTTTGGGGAAAAGCTGGGACTGTGGATTGTGGTGCCTCAGCAACTGATATGTGAGATTAGTGTGGACATTGTGTACATGGTCACTGGAGGAAAATCACTGCAGAAAATTCATGATCTTGTCTGCAAAAATAACTGCAATAACATGAAGACCACTtacttcatcatcatctttgGCTCTGTTCATTTTGTTCTCTCTCACCTTCCCAACTTCAATGCCATCTCTGGCATATCTTTGGCTGCCGCAATCATGTCTCTCAG CTACTCAACGATTGCATGGGTGGCTTCGGTGGAGAAGCATGTTGGAAATCCTCACAAAGAGGTGGAATATGGGTACAAGGCGAGCACATCAGCAGGAACATTTTTCAACTTTCTGAATGCCTTGGGTGATGTGGCTTTTGCCTATGCTGGACACAATGTGGTGTTGGAGATTCAAGCAACCATCCCATCAACCCCTGAGAAGCCTTCAAAGCGTCCCATGTGGTGGGGAGTTTTGGTGGCCTACTCAGTTGTCGCCTTGTGCTACTTCCCTGTTGCTCTCATTGGCTATTGGGTCTTTGGCAACTCTGTTGATGACAACATTCTCATCTCCCTCAACAAACCCACTTGGCTCATAGTAACTGCTAACATGTTTGTCGTCATCCATGTCATAGGAAGCTACCAG CTATATGCAATGCCGGTTTTTGACATGATTGAAACAGTGATGGTCAAACAATTGCGTTTCAAGCCAAGCTGGTGGCTACGATTTGTGGAGCGCAATGTTTATGTTG CATTTACATTGTTTGTGGCCATCACTTTCCCTTTCTTCGGTTCCCTTCTCGGATTTTTTGGAGGATTCGCATTTGCCCCAACAACATACTTT cTCCCCTGTATTATGTGGCTTGCTATTTACAAACCTAGGAAGTTCAGCTTATCCTGGATCACCAACTGG ATTTGCATTATACTTGGCTTCCTACTGATGATTCTGGCACCAATCGGCGGATTAAGGAGTATCATACTCAATGCCAAGACCTATGGGTTTTACCAGTGA